A region from the Vicia villosa cultivar HV-30 ecotype Madison, WI linkage group LG3, Vvil1.0, whole genome shotgun sequence genome encodes:
- the LOC131658994 gene encoding uncharacterized protein LOC131658994 produces the protein MERVTDKDLLVIYHFSKKTPLNIGYLVLNYIKHTGRRARSAPYGMLLTKIFKHFNVPLDDEDSFEINKILDASKLKRMKIPSLKRAPSPKPEAKSKRRRLVKQYAPTEPLTTGTESPNSPNSLTTNSPIPLSVALPNTADLESPQKSSPISPHASKSVSPNPKETNKQSPVTTQCIDLTSTSPVPVESPPQTVVITQAPASLQTKTIPNVSSPPTLETSNTDMINIFALENLLSSPPNALAHQPPSPISPHTPASAQLSSLISMLEAELLTPPTSNQQTSIIPHDATYTSPTMTTNPLSTTSPLNSPNSFKEPSPRRIQLSSINHTDSDDLTAQIEAFFNNSSQPPEQTDPTESHAMPSVPPLDPYVFQSNSPIFSSPKEDDVNSFNVQTLLAPMYDSSPPRNTTNNSNTLPQNPIASITSSFFNNFPSIGNRPPVYPRSATSSETVNPHQGVNLRSFTALQKQLMAYQKFWIDYVTEQVCPRFPGMPPPDPSQIQFPFLPLSSEATSDDEPSGS, from the coding sequence ATGGAACGAGTCACTGATAAAGACCTACTTGTCATCTATCATTTCTCAAAGAAAACTCCTCTCAATATAGGATATTTGGTGCTCAACTATATCAAACACACTGGTCGTAGAGCAAGAAGCGCCCCTTATGGTATGCTTCTTACCAAAATATTCAAGCATTTTAATGTTCCTCTGGATGATGAGGACTCCTTCGAGATCAACAAAATACTGGATGCCTCCAAGCTGAAGCGCATGAAAATTCCTTCACTCAAGCGTGCACCATCACCTAAACCTGAGGCCAAATCAAAACGCAGGCGTCTTGTTAAGCAATATGCTCCAACTGAACCTTTAACAACAGGTACTGAATCTCCTAACTCTCCAAACAGCCTGACCACAAATTCTCCCATTCCACTATCTGTGGCTCTTCCAAACACTGCTGACCTAGAATCCCCACAAAAGTCCTCACCAATCTCTCCTCATGCCTCTAAATCCGTATCTCCAAACCCAAAGGAAACAAATAAACAATCTCCTGTAACCACACAATGCATTGATCTCACATCTACATCACCAGTCCCAGTAGAATCCCCACCACAAACGGTTGTCATCACTCAAGCTCCAGCTTCTCTTCAAACTAAAACTATCCCAAATGTTTCAAGTCCTCCAACTCTGGAGACTTCTAACACTGACATGATCAACATTTTCGCTCTTGAAAACCTTCTCTCAAGTCCTCCTAATGCTTTAGCTCATCAACCACCCTCACCAATATCTCCTCACACTCCTGCTTCAGCTCAGCTGTCCTCACTCATATCCATGCTTGAGGCTGAATTATTAACTCCACCCACTTCAAATCAACAAACTTCAATTATTCCCCATGATGCCACATACACTTCCCCTACTATGACAACAAATCCTCTCTCCACGACCTCACCTCTGAATTCTCCAAATTCCTTCAAAGAACCTTCTCCTAGAAGAATCCAACTCTCCTCCATCAATCATACTGACTCTGATGATCTTACTGCTCAGATCGAAGCATTCTTTAATAACTCCAGTCAGCCACCTGAACAAACTGATCCTACAGAATCACACGCTATGCCTTCTGTTCCACCACTTGATCCTTATGTCTTCCAATCAAACTCCCCAATATTTTCTTCTCCAAAGGAAGATGATGTTAACTCTTTTAACGTTCAAACACTGCTTgctccaatgtatgactcgtcaCCTCCAAGAAACACCACTAATAATTCAAATACCCTTCCTCAAAATCCCATTGCATCCATCACATCCTCATTCTTTAACAATTTCCCCAGCATTGGTAATCGTCCTCCAGTTTATCCTCGATCTGCAACCTCATCTGAAACGGTTAACCCCCATCAGGGCGTCAACCTTCGATCATTTACAGCTCTCCAAAAGCAGTTAATGGCTTACCAAAAATTCTGGATTGATTATGTCACTGAACAAGTATGCCCGAGGTTTCCAGGAATGCCTCCTCCGGATCCCTCTCAGATTCAGTTTCCATTTCTGCCATTATCTTCTGAGGCAACATCTGATGATGAACCATCTGGTTCTTAA
- the LOC131658993 gene encoding protein MAIN-LIKE 2-like, translated as MSLDLRYNGWRPPTEEWKKWVKKLQPQFEYLWVQTGIDNAIKASTYEVKRDDELILELAKRWCSKTNTFVFPWGESTLTLEDTNICFGYSLLGCCVSNPLMNSEQVKEEQELMEARRTFNSSKAKKVNQRAWMMYFMETESSKVEHEAFLVYWLSRFVFPADSCNTISKSVIPIAIHLAHGNRIALAPAVLASIYRDLSLLNSIITKNATTSMTSLRVTIWAPFQLVQIWALERFLALNPRRYTNGHGLPKVARWDGVKVLENNNLKKDLDIAGFGNGFVWQPYENSPSVEVYNERDMWKCYNPCLDEELLSFAQCLRACELVGIGCREKYLPHRVAMQFGVDQDISDNVASRYYDWWKQLKSSEERDNKGVKFEKDQMECSDDEVS; from the coding sequence ATGTCACTAGATTTAAGGTACAATGGGTGGAGACCACCCACAGAAGAATGGAAAAAATGGGTCAAAAAGTTACAACCACAATTTGAGTATTTATGGGTACAAACTGGAATTGACAATGCAATTAAGGCTTCAACGTATGAAGTTAAAAGGGATGACGAGTTGATTCTGGAACTTGCTAAGAGATGGTGTTCCAAGACAAATACATTTGTTTTCCCTTGGGGAGAATCAACGTTAACATTGGAAGACacaaatatttgttttggttATTCTCTTTTGGGTTGTTGTGTTTCTAACCCTCTCATGAACAGTGAGCAAGtaaaagaagaacaagaattaATGGAAGCAAGAAGAACGTTTAATAGTTCTAAAGCTAAAAAAGTGAATCAAAGGGCATGGATGATGTATTTTATGGAGACTGAAAGTAGCAAAGTGGAGCATGAAGCTTTTCTGGTTTATTGGTTGTCGAGGTTTGTTTTTCCTGCAGATTCTTGTAATACTATTTCGAAAAGTGTTATTCCTATTGCAATACATTTAGCTCATGGAAATAGAATAGCTCTTGCACCTGCTGTTTTAGCTAGTATTTATAGGGACTTGAGTTTACTTAATAGCATCATTACAAAAAATGCAACAACAAGCATGACGAGTTTAAGAGTAACTATTTGGGCTCCTTTTCAATTGGTTCAAATATGGGCTTTAGAGAGGTTTTTAGCTCTTAATCCACGCCGTTATACAAACGGACATGGTTTACCAAAGGTGGCTAGATGGGATGGAGTTAAAGTATTGGAAAATAACAACTTGAAAAAAGACTTGGATATTGCAGGATTTGGAAATGGTTTTGTGTGGCAACCATACGAGAATTCACCATCGGTTGAGGTTTATAATGAAAGAGATATGTGGAAATGTTATAATCCTTGTTTAGATGAAGAGTTACTGTCGTTTGCGCAGTGTTTGAGGGCATGTGAGTTGGTTGGTATCGGATGTAGAGAGAAATATTTACCACATCGTGTCGCTATGCAATTTGGTGTGGATCAAGACATTTCTGATAATGTTGCCTCCAGATACTATGATTGGTGGAAGCAATTGAAATCAAGCGAGGAAAGAGATAACAAGGGAGTAAAGTTTGAGAAAGATCAAATGGAATGTTCGGATGATGAAGTAAGTTAA
- the LOC131658995 gene encoding uncharacterized protein LOC131658995 yields the protein MTDTKFIAEGGSSHRPPYFNGSDYYYWKGKMRLFLLSQDNNMWSVVENGNYTPMTTATDTVASVPKTQSQWTKEENDKVLLNSKAQFIISCALSREEYDRIEECTTAKEIWDALKIHHEGTNHVKEERIDLGVRKFETFEMKEEETIDEMFSRFTVIVNELRSLGKAYTAHERIRKILRCLPKIWRPMVTAISQAKDLKILQVEELIGSLRAHEGILNEDKPQRKGKMIALKISQNSASKITTSQGTTEEDTGFLSEDENDLALISRRIQQMILKRNQNRKSFQPRKEYQKPEIDKSKITCYGCNKLGHFKTKCPLKTHRNFSYKKSMLPQWDDSENSNSEAEDEEANLCLMTNSDSEEVNTLNYCYTCKEIGILFDNLLEDSNILTQKCFFQKEQIHTLKTEKEDLIKSNLKHLETIKELQKAYSYSLGKFDSKSDKGIFLGYSSTSKGYRIYNLKNQCVEESMHVMFDELNVAALENSHEDEVTDLEANPNTQSTDTSNTMNIIQEAKNNSEQPTANPPKGWKSVTDHPHEQIIGDTSDQVEPKNINEALKDESWMEAMTEELSQFEKSQVWKLVPYPQDKTIIGTRWVFRNKLDENGKRKN from the exons ATGACTGATACAAAGTTTATAGCTGAAGGAGGATCATCACACAGGCCTCCTTACTTTAATGGTTCTGACTACTACTACTGGAAAGGTAAGATGAGATTGTTTCTACTATCTCAAGATAACAACATGTGGTCTGTGGTTGAAAATGGAAACTACACTCCAATGACTACTGCAACAGACACAGTTGCGTCAGTTCCAAAAACTCAGTCACAATGGACAAAAGAAGAAAACGACAAGGTACTACTAAACTCTAAAGCTCAATTTATAATATCATGTGCTCTTAGCAGGGAAGAATATGACCGGATAGAGGAATGCACAACTGCCAAAGAAATCTGGGATGCTCTCAAAATACATCATGAAGGAACAAATCATGTTAAAGAAGAAAGAATTGATCTTGGAGTCAGGAAATTTGAAACCTTCGAAATGAAGGAAGAAGAAACCATAGATGAAATGTTCTCCAGATTCACTGTAATTGTCAATGAACTTAGATCACTTGGTAAAGCTTATACTGCTCATGAAAGAATCAGAAAAATTCTAAGATGTCTCCCAAAAATTTGGAGACCTATGGTAACAGCTATATCACAAGCAAAAGATCTAAAGATTCTACAAGTTGAAGAACTTATAGGATCTCTTCGTGCTCATGAAGGTATCCTCAATGAAGATAAACCACAAAGAAAAGGTAAAATGATAGCTCTTAAAATCTCTCAAAATTCTGCATCTAAAATCACCACTTCACAAGGAACAACTGAAGAAGATACCGGATTTCTATCTGAGGATGAAAATGATCTGGCTTTAATCTCTAGAAGAATTCAACaaatgattttaaaaagaaatcaaaacAGAAAATCATTTCAACCCAGGAAAGAATACCAAAAACCTGAGATTGATAAAAGCAAGATTACATGCTATGGATGCAACAAACTTGGACACTTCAAAACAAAATGTCCACTCAAAACTCATAGGAACTTCTCCTATAAAAAATCCATGCTTCCACAATGGGATGACTCAGAGAACTCTAACTCTGAAGCCGAAGATGAGGAAGCCAACTTATGCCTGATGACTAACTCCGACTCTGAAGAGGTAAATACACTAAACTATTGTTATACCTGCAAAGAAATAGGAATTCTATTCGACAATTTATTAGAAGATTCAAATATCTTAACTCAgaaatgtttctttcaaaaagaACAGATTCACACTCTTAAAACTGAAAAAGAAGATCTAATAAAATCCAACCTAAAACATTTAGAAACCATTAAGGAGTTACAAAAGGCATATTCTT ATTCTCTaggaaaatttgattcaaaatctgacaaaggcatctttcttggttatTCCTCAACATCAAAAGGTTACCGAATTTACAATTTGAAAAATCAATGTGTAGAAGAAAGCATGCATGTTATGTTTGATGAACTAAATGTTGCAGCTTTAGAAAATTCTCACGAGGATGAAGTAACCGATTTAGAAGCAAATCCTAACACTCAATCAACAGATACAAGCAACACTATGAACATTATCCAAGAAGCTAAAAACAACTCTGAACAACCTACAGCAAATCCTCCGAAAGGATGGAAAAGTGTAACTGATCATCCTCATGAACAAATAATAGGAGACACCTCTGATCAG GTAGAACCAAAGAATATCAATGAAGCATTAAAAGATGAATCTTGGATGGAAGCCATGACAGAAGAATTATCTCAGTTTGAGAAAAGCCAAGTTTGGAAACTAGTTCCTTACCCTCAAGATAAAACTATTATTGGTACAAGATGGGTGTTCAGAAataaacttgatgaaaatggaaaa AGGAAAAATTGA